In Granulicella cerasi, the following proteins share a genomic window:
- a CDS encoding queuosine precursor transporter yields the protein MQPRYKYLDALTTTFVVILLVANLVAQKLVRLGPFGPIPAFTTSGAMVLFPITYIFGDIFTEIYGYAASRRAIWLGFCGTALMYGVSALVIALPADPEFRNQQAFVTVFGILPRLLVASLVAFWAGEFANSFTMAQLKLLTKGRWLWTRTVGSTVVGQAVDTTLVIFIAFSGRVSWHKLVSIIVTGYILKVIYEVLMTPFTYLVVNGLKRAEGVDAFDTSTNFNPFKFGGRDAA from the coding sequence ATGCAGCCACGCTACAAATATCTCGACGCCCTGACGACGACCTTCGTCGTGATCCTGCTGGTCGCCAATCTGGTCGCGCAGAAACTCGTTCGCCTCGGGCCGTTCGGGCCCATTCCGGCGTTCACCACCTCGGGCGCGATGGTGCTCTTCCCTATCACGTACATTTTCGGCGACATCTTTACCGAGATATACGGCTACGCCGCGAGCCGTCGCGCCATCTGGCTCGGCTTCTGCGGCACGGCGCTGATGTACGGTGTCTCCGCGCTGGTGATCGCGTTGCCCGCCGATCCGGAGTTTCGCAACCAGCAGGCGTTCGTGACCGTGTTTGGCATCCTGCCGCGTCTGCTGGTCGCCTCGCTCGTGGCCTTCTGGGCCGGCGAGTTCGCCAACAGCTTTACGATGGCGCAGTTGAAGCTGCTCACCAAGGGTCGCTGGCTCTGGACGCGCACCGTCGGTTCGACGGTCGTGGGCCAGGCTGTGGATACGACGCTGGTGATCTTCATCGCCTTTAGCGGCCGCGTGTCCTGGCACAAACTCGTCAGCATCATTGTGACCGGCTACATCTTGAAGGTCATTTACGAGGTGCTGATGACGCCGTTCACCTACCTCGTCGTCAACGGCCTCAAGCGCGCGGAAGGTGTGGATGCTTTCGACACCAGCACGAACTTCAATCCGTTCAAGTTCGGTGGCCGTGATGCAGCCTAA
- the recA gene encoding recombinase RecA produces MADDRNKAIDSALSQLEKQFGKGSVMRLGAKDAIVPISVIGTGSISFDAALGVGGVPRGRVVEIFGPESSGKTTITLQIIAEAQKMGGLAAFVDAEHALDPIYAKKLGVDTDNLLVSQPDYGEQALEITEALVKSGAIDVLVVDSVAALVPKAELDGEMGDSHVGLQARLMSQALRKLTGTVAKSRTCLIFINQIREKIGVMFGNPETTTGGRALKFYSSVRIDIRRIGAVKEGDVVVGSRTKVKIVKNKVAAPFRDAEFDILYGEGISREGDTLDLAVVNNIVDKSGAWYSFQGERIGQGRENVRNFLKENKEIFGRIDAELRKKLNIKASTEVEIPEIPTEGAAQAEAVVRGRRGQA; encoded by the coding sequence GTGGCAGACGATCGCAACAAAGCAATAGATTCAGCCCTTTCCCAGCTTGAAAAGCAGTTTGGCAAAGGTTCCGTAATGCGGTTGGGCGCCAAGGATGCGATCGTTCCCATTTCGGTCATTGGCACGGGTTCGATCTCCTTCGACGCAGCGCTGGGAGTAGGTGGAGTGCCCCGCGGTCGTGTGGTGGAGATCTTCGGGCCGGAATCCTCGGGTAAGACGACGATCACGCTGCAGATCATCGCAGAAGCGCAGAAGATGGGCGGCCTCGCAGCATTTGTGGACGCGGAACATGCGCTTGATCCGATCTATGCCAAGAAACTCGGTGTGGACACCGACAACCTGCTGGTTTCGCAGCCGGATTACGGCGAGCAGGCTTTGGAGATCACTGAAGCGTTGGTGAAGTCGGGCGCGATTGACGTGCTCGTAGTCGACTCGGTTGCGGCGCTGGTGCCGAAGGCTGAACTCGATGGCGAGATGGGTGATTCGCACGTTGGTCTGCAGGCACGACTGATGTCGCAGGCTCTGCGTAAGCTGACCGGTACGGTCGCGAAGTCGCGCACCTGCCTGATCTTCATCAACCAGATCCGCGAGAAAATCGGCGTCATGTTCGGCAACCCTGAAACGACGACCGGCGGACGGGCGCTCAAGTTCTATTCGTCGGTGCGTATCGACATTCGCCGCATTGGTGCTGTGAAGGAAGGCGACGTTGTCGTCGGTTCGCGCACGAAGGTAAAGATCGTGAAGAACAAGGTCGCAGCGCCGTTCCGCGACGCTGAGTTCGACATTCTTTACGGCGAGGGTATCTCGCGCGAAGGCGACACGCTGGACCTCGCGGTGGTGAATAACATCGTGGACAAGTCGGGTGCATGGTACTCGTTCCAGGGCGAGCGTATCGGTCAGGGTCGAGAGAATGTTCGTAACTTCCTGAAGGAAAACAAGGAGATCTTCGGACGCATCGATGCGGAACTTCGCAAGAAGCTGAACATCAAGGCTTCGACGGAGGTTGAGATTCCTGAAATTCCGACGGAAGGCGCTGCTCAGGCAGAGGCTGTGGTTCGCGGTCGTCGCGGACAGGCTTAG
- a CDS encoding phosphatase PAP2 family protein, which produces MRSLLPYLATAALLLASSASAQEQDPVKGANLPNSPSSLVTAHPAGKGKTPLEELPHPEVSIKQLPLNVAGDTFRIFLSPLTVRPGDLKWLLPIAGAAAGTFASDTHVSRDVVSHQPSFNSTAGNLSDGVRDAYYAAPVVLYITGHVNHDEKQNETAVLSGEAMIDAYIIDSIVKLASYRERPDMDNARGNFYQTSAGYNSSFISGHAMNVWSASAVIAAEYPNPWMQAAVYTAATSVSVNRVLALKHFPTDVLLGSAGGWLIGHYVVRAHHRTPIYRRHAVARITTATVQPTPPTMAQYLPARER; this is translated from the coding sequence ATGCGCAGCTTGCTTCCCTATCTCGCCACGGCGGCACTTCTCCTTGCGTCCAGCGCCTCAGCGCAGGAGCAGGACCCCGTCAAAGGCGCAAACCTGCCCAACTCGCCATCGTCCCTCGTCACCGCACACCCAGCAGGCAAAGGCAAAACTCCTCTGGAAGAGCTGCCTCATCCTGAAGTCTCTATCAAGCAGCTTCCGCTCAACGTTGCGGGCGATACCTTTCGCATCTTCCTTTCGCCGCTCACTGTGCGCCCGGGCGATCTGAAATGGCTTTTGCCGATCGCAGGAGCTGCCGCCGGCACCTTCGCCTCCGACACCCACGTTTCGCGTGACGTTGTCAGCCACCAGCCGAGCTTCAACAGCACCGCAGGCAATCTCTCCGACGGGGTACGTGATGCCTACTACGCCGCGCCTGTCGTGCTCTACATCACTGGCCACGTGAACCACGACGAGAAACAGAACGAAACCGCGGTCCTCAGCGGTGAGGCGATGATCGACGCCTACATCATCGACTCCATCGTGAAGCTCGCCTCCTACCGCGAACGCCCCGACATGGACAACGCCCGCGGTAACTTCTACCAGACCTCGGCGGGTTATAACTCGTCCTTCATCTCAGGCCACGCGATGAACGTGTGGTCGGCCTCAGCAGTGATCGCCGCCGAGTACCCGAATCCGTGGATGCAGGCCGCCGTTTATACCGCAGCCACCAGCGTCAGCGTGAACCGCGTGCTCGCACTCAAACACTTTCCCACCGATGTGCTGCTCGGCTCCGCCGGAGGATGGCTCATCGGACACTACGTCGTGCGCGCTCATCATCGCACGCCCATCTATCGCCGCCACGCCGTCGCGCGAATTACCACCGCCACAGTGCAGCCGACTCCGCCGACTATGGCGCAGTACCTGCCGGCACGGGAGCGGTAG